A genomic segment from Drosophila miranda strain MSH22 chromosome 3, D.miranda_PacBio2.1, whole genome shotgun sequence encodes:
- the LOC108160106 gene encoding uncharacterized protein LOC108160106 — translation MAATDGQIILAASRFGDATPVYLRDFSKQPLPAVAKILKGQHQALGVPTLSAPSLQSTALFLSAGKKYQILAQPIKIKEGRKPTNVGAKVLIPETYGGYFELLSEDGRSTRCIDSVLELSRRRNARVLVRETFRCQQMNRTIHAGELLTTMNDNGKYLQCRNIKDEIINLPLDTKAKFSAIAREDSISGVHTVKNLLLKRMPVIVRLVHGSAPKGLKQPFVPELRLLGCVEIDRIFALPLQKDTDLVPVPLNAKIKLQRVKNMEQLEHFIEYTRFLEKAQRLLADARDRLQIVDLKLSEKEKKDSKFHSRNGSGNRLPVVMLPSAAGMASGLAESGYVLRKSASCDSWSKQHQQALNSEIAEEYNEIDHIYDYVRGLTPLSKGLARFEPICESPTLKSHHTDSGSGNYCSLIRAPIPHQQSSQQAASSSANNNYSSLESNKHSSSNGANGGNGHHQHPHQHQHPHPHPHPHQHGHGHHMVNHYHHSHIQEDIKPVPPPIETIPGKKPAEKRQRPTLPKLYIKNANAHSAGSSSNGNSTGTGTGTATTHSHSHSHSHSHNHNHLQQQQQQQQQQLQMQQQPTTPNGNTANAVANAAAAAVAAAHHHGSLHNHSHSSHPHAHPHPHPHHGKVLTPNNHLPAKEALEPQSPLFHIRYKSLSSLQLTPDNNNTPMTPPTISAHGKAAAVTASNASPGTPPDVVLKCGSILNAHGYLSSGAPGTALGMPHAHSRSSSSNNHHNPREGTLDSSRSGGRTSGDSNKLPEKKTRRLSRPRSLSNLVWDLRPSKEKSKKKLYIHHFDQRQQATLYL, via the exons ATGGCCGCCACCGATGGCCAAATCATATTGGCCGCCTCCCGATTCGGCGATGCCACGCCCGTCTATTTGCGCGACTTCTCCAAGCAACCCCTGCCAGCGGTGGCCAAGATCCTCAAGGGCCAGCACCAGGCCCTCGGCGTGCCCACCCTCTCGGCCCCCTCGCTGCAGAGCACGGCGCTGTTCCTGAGCGCCGGCAAGAAGTACCAGATCCTCGCCCAACCCATCAAGATCAAGGAGGGTCGCAAGCCCACCAATGTGGGGGCCAAGGTGCTCATCCCGGAGACCTATGGCGGCTACTTTGAGCTGCTCAGCGAGGATGGCCGCTCGACGCGCTGCATCGACTCGGTCCTCGAGCTGTCGCGTCGCCGCAATGCCCGCGTCCTTGTGCGGGAGACGTTCCGCTGCCAGCAGATGAACCGCACCATCCACGCGGGCGAGCTGCTGACCACGATGAACGACAACGGCAAGTACCTGCAGTGCCGCAACATCAAGGACGAGATCATCAATCTGCCACTCGATACCAAAGCCAAGTTCTCGGCCATAGCGCGCGAGGACAGCATCAGCGGTGTGCACACCGTCAAGAATCTGCTCCTCAAGCGGATGCCAGTCATTGTGAG actcgTCCATGGCAGTGCCCCCAAGGGACTGAAGCAGCCCTTTGTCCCCGAACTGCGGCTGCTGGGATGCGTGGAAATCGATCGGATCTTTGCCCTGCCCCTGCAGAAGGACACCGATCTGGTGCCAGTGCCGCTGAACGCCAAGATCAAGCTGCAGCGGGTCAAGAACATGGAGCAGCTGGAGCACTTTATCGAGTACACACGCTTCCTGGAAAAGGCCCAGCGCCTGCTGGCGGATGCGCGCGATCGCCTGCAGATCGTCGATCTCAAGCTGAgcgagaaggagaagaaggaCTCCAAGTTCCACAGTCGGAACGGCAGCGGCAATCGGCTGCCGGTGGTGATGCTGCCCTCGGCCGCGGGCATGGCCAGCGGACTGGCGGAGAGCGGCTATGTGCTGCGCAAGAGCGCCAGCTGCGACTCCTGGTCcaagcagcaccagcaggcGTTGAACAGCGAGATCGCCGAGGAGTACAACGAGATCGATCACATTTACGACTATGTGCGGGGCCTGACGCCCCTCTCCAAGGGCCTGGCGCGCTTCGAGCCCATCTGCGAGTCGCCCACACTCAAGTCGCACCACACggacagcggcagcggcaactaCTGCAGCCTCATCCGTGCCCCCATCCCCCATCAGCAGTCGAGTCAGCAagccgcctcctcctccgccaacaacaactacaGCAGCCTGGAGTCGAACAAGCATAGCAGCAGCAATGGAGCCAACGGAGGCAACGGCCACCACCAGCATCCCCATCAGCAccagcatccacatccacatccacatccgcatcagcatggccatggccatcaCATGGTGAATCATTATCACCACAGCCATATACAGGAGGACATAAAGCCGGTGCCGCCGCCGATTGAGACGATACCCGGCAAGAAGCCGGCGGAGAAGCGTCAGCGTCCCACTCTACCAAAGCTTTACATCAAGAATGCCAATGCCCACAgtgccggcagcagcagcaacggcaactCCAcgggcaccggcaccggcaccgccaccactcacagtcacagtcacagccatAGTCACAGTCACAATCACAACcatctgcagcagcagcagcaacagcagcagcaacagttgcaGATGCAACAACAGCCGACGACCCCCAATGGAAATACGGCGAATGCTGTGGCCaatgcggctgctgctgcggtggCAGCTgcccatcatcatggctcctTGCACAACCACTCGCACAGCTCCCATCCGCACGCGCATCCCCATCCGCATCCCCATCACGGCAAGGTGCTGACGCCCAACAATCATTTGCCAGCCAAGGAGGCGCTGGAACCGCAATCGCCGCTGTTTCACATCAG GTACAAGAGCCTCAGCAGCCTGCAGTTGACGCCGGACAACAATAATACACccatgacgccgccgacgatcTCAGCCCATGGCAAGGCAGCGGCAGTAACGGCATCGAACGCATCGCCCGGCACACCACCCGATGTGGTGCTCAAGTGCGGCAGCATCCTCAATGCGCACGGCTATCTGTCGTCGGGGGCACCGGGCACGGCTTTGGGGATGCCACATGCGCACAGCCGCAGCTCCAGCAGCAATAACCATCACAATCCGCGCGAGGGGACGCTGGACTCGTCGCGTAGCGGTGGCCGGACATCGGGCGACTCGAACAAGCTGCCGGAGAAGAAGACGCGACGCTTGTCACGGCCCAGGAGCCTGTCGAATCTGGTGTGGGACTTGCGGCCATCCAAAGAGAAGTCCAAGAAGAAGCTCTATATACATCATTTCGATCAGAGGCAGCAGGCGACGTTGTATCTTTAA